The DNA window TCATCCGCCTCGTCTACATGTTCCTCCCGCCGATCGTGGGCACGCGCAAACTGGTCGGCTGGTCCTCGCTGCTCTACATCCTGCCGATGGCGGGCTGGTTCTTCGCCGTGCAGGACAGCACGACCGGCTACGGGGTGCTGCTGGGCCTGGCCTTCGCCTGCGGCATCGGCGGCGGCTCCTTCTCCGGCTACATGCCCTCCACCGGCTACTTCTTCCCCAAGCGCCTGTCCGGCACCGCGCTGGGCATCCAGGCCGGCGTGGGCAACCTGGGCATGAGCATCATCCAGCTCCTCAGCCCCTGGCTCATGGGCTTCGGTCTGCTGGGCATCACCTGGATCGCCCCGCAGCAGGCCGGCAGCGGCCCGGTGTGGGTGCACAACGCCGCCGTTTTCTTCATCCCCTGGACCATCGTGGCGGCCCTCCTGGCCTTCACCCTGCTCAAGGACGTCCCGGTCAAGGCCAACATCCGCCAGCAGATCGACATCTTCTCCAACCCGGACACCTGGTACATGACTCTCATGTACGTGGCCACCTTCGGCCTGTTCTCCGGCTTCTCCGCGCAGTTCGGGCTGCTCATCAAGAACACCTACGGCCCCGACTCCCCCCTGGCCGGCGCCTTCGACAAGTCCCTCCTGCCGCTGGGCGCCACCTACGCCTTCCTCGGCCCGCTCATCGGCTCGCTCGTGCGCATGATATGGGGTCCGCTGTGCGACAGGTTCGGGGGCGCCATCTGGACCTTCGTCTCGGTGGTGGGGATGGCCGCCACCCTGGGCGTGTGCACCCTCTTCCTCCACCCCACGGATCCGGCCCAGTTCCCCGGCTTCCTGTGGGCGATGCTGGCGATGTTCTTCTTCTCCGGCCTGGGCAACGCCGGCACCTTCAAGCAGATGCCCATGATCATGCCCAAGCGCCAGGCCGGCGGGGCCATCGGCTTCACCGCCGCCATCGCCTCCCTGGGCCCCTTCATCGTGGGCGTGGCCATCGCCTCCCTGGGCGCCACGACCTGGTACTGGCTCTCGGTGGCCTACTGCGCCCTGTGCGCCGTCATCTGCTGGATCCGCTACGCCCGTCCGGGCGCGCCCCTCCCGGGCTGATCCCGCCGTCCGACGGCGCCGGCGCCCCCGCCCCGCCCGTCGTCGGCCCGCCCCGCCGCCCCGCCGCCACCGCCGACCACCGCCGCGAAGAACCGCGAATGACCATGAAGGACCACCGATGAGCACCTCCGCCGACCCCCTCGCCACCGGATCCGACCAGCCGGTCGAGCGCGTCCCGGCCCTGTTCGCGCTGGGCTCCTACCTGCGCCGGGGCAGGGCCTCCGACGACGCCCGCCGACTGTTCCTCACCGGCGGCCGCGAGGCGGACACCTTCTACCGCCACCGGTGGAGCCACGACAAGATGGTCCACTCCACCCACGGGGTCAACTGCACGGGCTCGTGCGCCTGGGAGGTCTACGTCACCGACGGCGTCATCACCTGGGAGAAGCAGATCACCGACTACCCCACCACGGGCCCGGACATGCCCGAGTACGAGCCGCGCGGCTGCCCGCGGGGCGCGGCCTTCTCCTGGTACACCTACTCCCCCACCCGCATCCGCTACCCCTACGTGCGCTCGGTCCTGCTCGACGCCTTCCGCGCGGCCAAGGAGCGCCACGACGGCGACCCGGTGGCCGCCTGGGCCGAGGTCACCGGCGATCCCGACACCTCCCGGGCCTACAAGTCGGCCCGCGGGCGCGGCGGCATGGTGCGCGTGGGCTGGGACGACGCCATGGAGATCATCGCCGCCGCCTACGTCCACACCATCCGCACCTGAGGCCCGGACCGCTGCTTCGGCTTCTCCGTCATCCCCGCCATGTCCATGCTCTCCTACGGCGCCGGCGGGCGCTTCCACGAGCTCATCGGCGCCACCATGCTGTCCTTCTACGACTGGTACGCCGACCTGCCCCCGGCGTCCCCGCAGGTCTTCGGCGACCAGACCGACGTGCCCGAGGCGGGCGACTGGTACAACGCCCAGTACCTCATCATGTGGGGCTCCAACCTGCCGCTCACCCGCACGCCCGACGCCCACTTCATGACCGAGGCCCGCTACCACGGGCAGAAGGTCGTGGCGGTCTCCCCCGACTACGCCGAGAACACCAAGTTCGCCGACCAGTGGCTGCGCGTGGCGCCGGGCACCGACGGGGCGCTGGCCATGGCCATGGGCCACGTCATCCTCACCGAGTTCCACGTGGGACGGCGCGAGCCCTTCTTCCTGGACTACATGCGCCGCCACACCGACGCCCCCTTCCTGGTCGCCCTCGAGCCCGCCCCCGACGGCACCGGCTACGTGCCCGGGCGCTTCGTGACCGCCGACGAGGTCGACGGCGTGGCCGACGGCGCCCCCAAGAACGAATTCCGCCCCCTGGTGTGGGACCGCGAGCGCGGCCCGGCCGACCCCGGCGGGACGCTGGCCGACCGTTTCACCCCCGAGGGGCTCGGCAAGTGGAATCTGCTCATGGAGGGCGTCGACCCGGTCATGTCCATGCTGGACCTGCCCGGCTCGGGGCGCCCGCCGGGGGCCGGCGCCGTGGCCGCCGGCGGAAAGGACCGCGGGGCCGCCAGGGCCGGGGCCGACGGCGCGAGGACCGGCACCGGCGTCGACGCCGTGGAAATCCTCCTGCCCCGCTTCGACCTGCCCGGCTCGGCCACGCCCACCGGCAGCATCGGGGGCGGCGTGGTGCGCCGGGGCGTGCCCGTGGCGCGCCTGGCCGACGGGCGGCTGGTCACCACCGTCTACGACATCCTGCTGGCCGACTACGCCGTCGAGCGCGCCGGCCTGCCCGGCCAGTGGCCCGCCGACTACCACGACGCGACCGCCCCGGGCACCCCCGCCTGGGCGAGCGAGCTGACCGGCGTGCCCGGGCCCGCCACGATCCGGGTGGCCCGGGACTTCGCCGCCAATGCGATCGAGTCGCGCGGGCGCTCGCAGATCGTCATGGGCGCCGGCATCAACCACTACTACCACGCCGACCAGATCTACCGGGCGATCCTGTCGCTGACCTCCATGTGCGCCACCCAGGGCGTCAACGGCGGCGGGTGGGCCCACTACGTGGGCCAGGAGAAGGTCCGCCCCATCTCCGGGTGGAGCCAGTGGGCCTTCGCCCTGGACTGGCACCGGCCGGCCCGCCAGATGATCTCCACCGGCTTCTGGTACCTGACCACCTGCCAGTGGCGCTACGACGACACCCCCGCCGAGCGGGTCGCCTCGCCGCTGGGGCCGGGAACCCTGGCCGGCAAGACGACGGCGGACACCATGGTGGAGGCCATGAAGCGCGGGTGGACGCCGTCCTACCCGACCTTCAACCGCAACCCCCTGCTGCTGGGCCGCCAGGCGCAGGAGGCGGGGATGAAGCCGGCCGACTACGTCGTCGAGCAGCTGCGCTGCGGCGAGCTGCGCTTCGCGGCCGAGGACCCCGACGCCCCGGAGAACTTCCCGCGCATCCTGGCCTCCTGGCGCACCAATCTGCTGGGCAGTTCGGCCAAGGGCACCGAGTTCTTCCTGCGCCACATGGTGGGCGTGGACGGCGACGTCAGCGCCGTCGAGACGCCCCCCGGACGCCGCCCGGCGACCATGACGTGGCGCGAGGAGGCGCCATCTGGCAAGCTCGACCTGATGTGGACGGCGGACTTCCGCAACACCTCCACGACGCTGCACTCCGACGTCGTCCTGCCGGCGGCCACCTGGTACGAGAAGTACGACCTGTCCACCACGGACATGCACCCCTTCATCCACTCCTTCAACGCGGCCATCGACCCGCCGTGGGAGGCCCGGTCGGACTTCGACATCTACCAGCAGCTGGCGGGGATGATCAGCGACTGGGCGCCGAAGTGGCTGGGGACGCAGACCGACGTCGTGGCGGCGCCGCTGAGCCACGACACCCCCGATGCCATGACCATGGCGCACGGGGACGTCTCGCGCCTGCCGGACGGCTGGGTGCCGGGAGTGACCATGCCCAAGCTCGTGCCCGCCGTGCGGGACTACACCCAGATCCGCAACAAGTTCGACGCCGTCGGCCCGCTGGCGGAGGGCGCGGGCCTGCCCACCAAGGGCATTATGCTCATCCCGGACGAGGAGATGGCGCAGCTGGCCCGCGCGCACGGCACCGGCCGCGGCGCCGCCGCCGGCCGCCCCCTGGTGGACACGGTCATTCGGGCGGGCGACGCCGTGATGCACATGTCGGGGGCCACCAACGGGCGCCTGTCCACCCAGGGCTGGGCGACCCTGTCCCGGCGCACGGGCACGCCCCTGGTGGAGCTGAGCGAGGAGGAGGCCGGCAGGCAGGTCACCTTCGCCGACACGCAGGTCAAGCCCCAGCCGGTCATCACCACCCCGGAGTGGTCGGGCTCGGAGCACGGGGGGCGGCGCTACAGCGCCTTCGTGGTCAATGTGGAGCACGCCAAGCCGTGGCACACCCTGACCGGGCGCATGCACTAC is part of the Actinomyces sp. oral taxon 414 genome and encodes:
- a CDS encoding nitrate/nitrite transporter gives rise to the protein MSQSDTSGLDTSGRVLTGWNPEEPENWSSKIAWTTLTITTYSMILAFCVWFLPSAIAPKLNEIGFHLSAGQLYWLAAMPGLSCGLIRLVYMFLPPIVGTRKLVGWSSLLYILPMAGWFFAVQDSTTGYGVLLGLAFACGIGGGSFSGYMPSTGYFFPKRLSGTALGIQAGVGNLGMSIIQLLSPWLMGFGLLGITWIAPQQAGSGPVWVHNAAVFFIPWTIVAALLAFTLLKDVPVKANIRQQIDIFSNPDTWYMTLMYVATFGLFSGFSAQFGLLIKNTYGPDSPLAGAFDKSLLPLGATYAFLGPLIGSLVRMIWGPLCDRFGGAIWTFVSVVGMAATLGVCTLFLHPTDPAQFPGFLWAMLAMFFFSGLGNAGTFKQMPMIMPKRQAGGAIGFTAAIASLGPFIVGVAIASLGATTWYWLSVAYCALCAVICWIRYARPGAPLPG